AGAGAGACCCTGAAATCACTGGGAGTGTTAGTGGCTAGGCTGTAGGTCTCATAAGTTCTATGGCTTTGTGTACGTTCTCAATACATAACTGCTGTGCAGGCCAATACATATTACGGATCATTTTGTCATATTGTAGCAAATTCGGGGCAAACCTTCGTAGAATCTTGCACCTCTGCCATGTAAATGAACAGTGGCAAGGAAATGGAAATTACTGTCCAATGCCACTGCGTTGTAGGTTCATGGCACGCCAGGAAGCCTTTGCCTTGGGTATCAGGGAGGAAGCCAATAGACCAACAGGACACTAAGAGGAAAGAAGTAATTCACTTTGATCAAGGTATTTGTTCAACTGGCAGGTggcaagaggaggaagggaacgCTTTAGGGGAAGGAGTAAGAAAAAACAAGCACACCTGTGCTGCTAGGGCAGAGCTCCACCTCTGTTCTCCTGGTATGACAATCCTTCCATccccaggggagggtttagcgaGGGAATGAGacaaagggaggagagaaagagagaaagggcgaAATGTAGAGGAATGCTTCAGACAACTTCAACACAATGGTAGACGTTTAGCTGTTTTTTATTCATTTGGTTACATCTTTAATCTCATAAGCACAATACATATACTATCAAATGATTGATAGTATATGGAAGCAAGAAAAAGCAAAGGGGAGAAAGGAAAGGGGTGAGGggaaaaattgtttatttacaCATTATTTTACTCAGACAACTGGGTGACTATTTTAGGTGTTTCAAAATAAGAAACTGGgagtgacacatacacacaacacactccaacacagtcaCAACAGAGGCTTCCAGCTACGATTTAGCACAGGCCTAACACTTACGGACAGCTTGTCAATACAAAGTTACCACAAAGACAATGGCTACGGGAAACACGGCAACATTAGGGAAACTTTATATCCATCGTTGTCTTACTTAATGCATTATAGTCTCTCCCAACCAACTCACAATTCACTGATCATGTCATGTCTACACATTGATCAACCTCCTTTTGCACTATTAGCTGCCCTTTGAGTATTTTGCACATGAGCTATAACGTTACAATTGTTATCTTTGGAAAGGAAGTTTATATTGATAGATGGTGTTTTCTTGTTGAAAATCTCTAGCTTTGAGGGTTGTGTGGTTCATGGTTACTTTCAGGCTTGGGCATGCATTCACTTTTAAAGCAGTAGTACCATGGTTGTACAAACATTATACATCAGCGCAATTAACCTTGGTTAACTGTTGCGTAAGTGCAGAAAATGTCAGTTTTCTAGACACCATAGTAACCGTGTAGACGCCCATCATTACATATTTAACATTACCATAATGTCTTTGGCCATTGGAGATGGTCAATGTGAGGTCTAAATTTGAATATTGTGGTCTTGATCAATGGACAAGTGACAGATCAACCACCAAATAACGTTAATAGTCCGTCAGATCAGAAACTCCCCCTTAGGGACCTTTGGGGGAAAGACTTTGCCCAGTGGCAAAATCTACAGCTCTCATTTACAAAGCACCTctgccaagacacacacacacacacacacacacacacacacacacacacacacacacacacacacacacacacacacgcacacgcacacgcacacgcacacgcacacgcacacgcacacacacacacacaagtaaagTCAGAATATGGCCCTGTACTCTTTTAATCTTTCCCCTCCTCACTCCCCCCACTTCCATCCACAGGGCCTATCAACGCCATACCTCCCTGCTATTTATAGGATACGACTGTCCCCTCACCCGCTCACCCCTGCCAAAGCACAGACATGAGGGTGCATTTCAATAATCAACAATAatcctctccttcatctgcactgatcccAACCAGAAGGGAGAAGGGTGAAAGAAATGGCAGATGCCAATCAACGACCCCTATATAGAAGTCCATGGTTATTGATTCATGGGGAAGGGGCAGATTGAACTATCTGATTCAGAAGCCTACAGTTTGAAATTGTCCTGATTTGCTGTTAGATTGATTAATTTTCTatatgtatgaatgtgtgtgtgtgtctctgtgtgttagtgggtgcGAGAGAGCGGTGGGAGAGAGGTAACTCATGCTGTAATTGGTGTGTATCCCAACCTGTAGCATGAGCTTGTATATTTACTTCTAACCCCTCTCAACTTTCACCATGGTAACGTGGCCAAGTGGCCCTCAGGCAAAGCCTTTTGTGTGACCTCACCAGTAAGGAAATATCAAGATGACAAAATCAGCAGGAGCAGAAACTCACTGAAGATTTGCAGAAACTCTTCAGCAGTTTAGATTTTGGCCAGTCATTTAGCAAAATTCAATGTAATATCTGTATCACATTTCAGTATTGAAAGGAGCAGTTCGGCTGAAGGGGCCATCTTGTGGACCGAACCGGAAGTGCAACATGAAGGTAAACGTCAAACAGACAGAACAAATGTTTGACAATTCACATAAACATAATATAATTAACTTAAAACCATTTAACAGAGTGACAGGAGAGAGAAcgaaaatgagagagagggagaggcagggtaGGGAGACAGGGAGGTACAGTGTTGCTGAGGCTCCATTGTGGGGCTTTTGTGAGGCTCAGATTGTCTTCTTCTCTGGGAAAGTGGAAACTCAACACTTCTCTCCGGAGGTCTGGTTACCAGGTGAGAGAGGAAGCAAGAATGGAAAAACAGAgcccgagcgagagagaggagggaggcgggGCGGAGAAGTGTGGAGAGAGGAATAGGCGATGAGGGAAGAAAAAGAGAATGAGATTTGGACATGAGttgaagagaggaggaaagagagaaagaaattgagaaagggGGAGATGTAGAGCTGTACATACGGATAAGAAAAtagtgagggagaaagagggaggtttTGTTTAAAACCCCACAGGACTAACACAGCTGGGGGTAAGTAAGTGTTCACTGTAAATCACTGAATAGACTACAccattttgtttaaaaaaaatgtgtcattCTACAAAACTTTCTGTGTATCAGATCTAATAATACATTACGTCTAAATCCAATTTCTACAACCTTACATTTTGGGTTATCATAGGGTTATGATAGGATAagcagtggtgaaaaaagtacaAAATTGTCATTTGTCAAGattccttaatagaaaatgactcaaataaaagtgtcacccagtaaaatactacttgagtaaatgtctaaaagtatctggtttaaaatgtacttaagtacagtggtgggaaaagtattcAACGATCATACTTGAGTAGAAGTTATAAGTTGAAGTAAAttctatacatcaaattccttatattaagcaaaccagttgacacaattttattttattttatttatttatttacaaatagccaggggcacactccaaaactcagacatcatttacaaaaacagtatttgtgtttagtgaggcaGTAGCAATGCAATGCATTATATTGATAGGTGTGTGAATTGGGCCATAATTGCTGTACTGcctgagcattcgaaatgtaaggagtacttttgggtcaagagtaaaaagtacatattttctttagtaatgtagtggagtaaaagtaaaagttgtcaaaaatataaatagtaaagtacagatacccctatAAAAAACTACAAGGAAAACCaaaatattttggtatttgtttcattagtccattggttatatagtcccaaaatgttttgcatgtcagcaatcaagttatcaagatatataactttcaaaatacagaaatacaaccAGTATGATGAATTTTGCATCACATGACGCTacgttttgcatcatatgatgctaaATGCATCATACCAGCTGTATTTCTGTACTTTGAAAGtgatatatcttgaaaacttgcttgctgacatgcaaaacattttgggactatatcaaacAAGgtactaatgaaacaaataccaaaagggtggaattttcctttagGTAGTACTTCAAATGATtttttacttagttactttacaccactgaggaTAAGACCGTTGTAAGCTCATTAGGCATTTcaaattatattcttcaagaatcagtggTTTTGAATCATTAATCATTCAACAGATTGAtcatctgtgatttatttattgttgttgtagtagtttcTTCACCAAAACAGGACAGGTTCTTCTCACTTGATTCTTTGTCACATGACTCCCCCTCGTGGCCAACACCTGACACTGTTTTCTTCTTAGGAAACCGGAAGGGCTGGCTCTCACTCTCCTTCAAAGTAACTTCTTAACAggttgaatgaatgaatgacattGCTGAAACATACTGTTGCACCTCATCAAAGGAATTTGAAAATTCACATGTTTATTttggatacatttttttatacaaGTATACACTTAACCCTGGACACCGGTAGTTTACAAAACACAAAAGCATACACTATTTGATTTCTAGCTATCTCTAACAAAGATCTATCACCAATTTCCCTAAAATCCACACATATTTCACACATTTTGATGCCTCACGCATTTTTGGTGTTTCTTGAGGAAACAATCAAAAACACTACAACTTTTTACTTTATAACATGATAAAACATGGTAATAAAAAGTGTCACTGACATATTAATACAATCAAGAGTTGGGTAAAGAACTGTATCCTATATGACCGCATATATAATTGTTGACAATTTTCTGACCAGGGCTGTCTTTTCAGTTtgtataaataaaaatataatacTACGTTCTATTTATAAGTGCCTGTCAAATCACTGAAGGACACCAAAAATAAAGGATCAATTATGTACAGAAATGTTTTAGTTGCAATACCTGTCTGTTACTGCTTTAGATTCTTTCGTTCTGAATCCGATTTGACTGTAAACGTAAGAGTCTGATCAACTTGTTTGTGAAGTATGTTATTGGACCTGCATGTTGGATGCACTTAAAGTAAAGTTGAATTTGAATGCAAGTACAATCAGGTGACATGCTACAGTAGGTCTCTCTGGGAGGGGGTGTGGTGAAAGTACAAGTACAATCAGGTGACATGCTACAGTAGGTCTCTCTGGGAGGGGGTGTGGTGAAAGTACAAGTACAATCAGGTGACATGCTACAGTAGGTCTCTCTGGGAGGGGGTGTGGTGAAAGTACAGTGCCTAGTGAAAATCTATACACCCCTTGCACCGTTGTCACATTTTCTGCCttcaaaataaatatttaaaaaagagaTTACATTTAGTTTTTATTTCCTACTGATATACACAACAagctccacattttcaaagtgaaagaaaaagtATAGaactaaaaaaaaagaaaaaaaagaattaaGATGTTTTCAGACCCCATAGTTAATATTTGgtggaagcaactttggcagcaattacagctgtaaataattttgaataagattctaccaactttgcacaactcttagggaaacatatatccattgtttttgtcaaaattgctcaagctcagtacATTTGGTAaggaatcattgatggacagcaatattcaaacatTGTCTCTCATTTTCAATCAGATTTAAGTTAGGACTGAGACTGGACCATTCAGAAACACTCAACACCACTTTGAAAtccattctggtgtgtctttggcattaaCATTGGTGTAATTGTCTTGCTGTAAAATAAAACTCTATCCCAGGGTATTCAGAAGGCTGAGGCTGGTTTTCCTCTAACTTTTTACCTTGAATTTGCTtgtttcatatttattttgatcctgacaaactcaCCAGTCCCTGCCAGGGACaagcaaggggtgtgtagactttcactaggcactgtatGTGAGTGAGCTGGCATGTGTGTTTGacagtgagtgtttgtgtgagtgggtttgtgtgtgtcttcCCCCTTCCTCTCTTATTAATACATCTAGAGTGGCGGGTGGGAACAGCAGgtaacgacagagagagagaaatagagagagagggagagggaaggagattgtttctatgtctgtctgcctatctgcctgtcagtctgcctgtcagtctgcctgtctgtctgtatgtatgtgggcATTGTCTGGTCCTTTATGAGTATGACTCCCCCTAAAAGTCAAAGAGTGAACAGTACATTAACTGTCCTTTTACACACTAACATAAATCACTTGGTTAGCTGAGACACATTTCCTTTTTAGTGGGAGAAAGACAAAGCACTATATGGCAGAATgttgccattctactgccagtagTCTATATGGCAGAATgttgccattctactgccagtagTCTATATGGCAGAATGTTGCCATACTACTGCCAGTAGTCTATATGGCAGAATGTTGCCATACTACTGCCAGTAGTCTATATGGCAGAATgttgccattctactgccagtagTCTATATGGCAGAATGTTGCCATACTACTGCCAGTAGTCTATATGGCAGAATgttgccattctactgccagtagTCTATATGGCAGAATgttgccattctactgccagaaGTCTATATGGCAGAATGTTGCCATACTACTGCCAGAAGTCTATATGGCAGAATgttgccattctactgccagtagTCTATATGGCAGAATgttgccattctactgccagtagTCTATATGGCAGAATgttgccattctactgccagtagTCTATATGGCTCTAATGTGGATCTGTCCTGCTGTTCTTAAACTTTTCCATACTAGCCCATACAGCTATGCCATGACAATAAAGTTTGTTTAACTTACAGTACTCAACACTTGGGTGAGAGTCTGTTTGTGTGAGTATAGGCTttggcacaacacacacacaaacatacacacacgcacacacacaggcacataacACACTCAACGCCTGCCCCCGTTATAAGAGTAGTCTGCCTTGTTGTGCATGACCAGTCTGTTGTCTACGAAGTAGAAGCTGTCCGATCTCGTCTCGTAGGGATGCTCCACCATCTGATGAACTGGAAGGGAACATAATCATTACATGGAACATATTATTCTGTTGTTGATGTTATCTCCAACCATAGCCCCATCTAGCAAGGTTTgtcatagcctagtggttagagcactggtttagtaaccgaaaggttgcaagatcaaatccctgagctgacaaggtacaaatctgtcgttctacccctgaacaaggcagttaacccactgttcctaggctgtcattgaaaatgagagtttgttcttaactgacttgcctagttaaaggtgaTGTGCATGTCCTTCAGTAAATGATTGCATTTCCACATAAATGTAATgtacacattttatttatttactcaaAACTATATATTTATGTAGCActtttcacacaaaaaaaaactgtACCAAAGTGCTTCAAACGGGGTCATTGATTGATGGATGGAATGTGACACTCACCCAAGCTCTCAGACAGCTGAGGGAACTCGTAGATGTGTTCGCAGGTGTTGCGGCTGTTTGGGATACAGAAGCCGAAGTCAAAGTCAAAGCTCTTCAGGAGGTGATCCCTGAAGTAGTGCCTTTCAATCATCCTGAAGCTGTTCAGAGGGCGGTTACCAAGCGTAAACTCCACTCTGACACACAGAGAAAGGTGTCAACATACAATaagtactgtgtgtgtatgtgtgagagagagagagagagagagagagagagagagagagagagagagagagagagagagagagagagagagagagagagagagtaaacacACGTGGCTCCCACAGTCCTCAGTCGTAGGAATGCAGTGGTGAACTGGTAGCATACAAAACGTCCGGCACTCATGtctccctctccattctcctcatcttcctctgaGGTCAAAGACACAACAACAAACAGGATATATTTTTAAACCAATGGCACGGTGATCAATAACAAATACAGGGTATTTCTCAGACATACTacaatagtaacacacacacacacacacacacacacacacacacacacacacacacacacacacacacacacacacacacacacacacacacacacacacacacacacacacacacacacacacacacacactgagagggaATATGAACTGTACCCGTATGAGGTGGTTTGGCAATTTCAAACAAAACAGTCCCTGTCTCCAAGTCTCTGATTTTAAAGCGGATGAAATCTATGTCGAAGATGTTGTCCTCTGGTTTACACAGGTACCCTGGGatggagagacagtagaggtggtCTGTGGCTGTCTTAAAATATATACTATTTTAAAGGGCAGtaaaatctatctatctattctttCTTTCCTGAGCAAAactataaaagcaacatgcaacaattttactgagttatagtttaaataaaatcattaggccctaatctatggatttcacatgactgggcaggagtgcagccatgggtggacataggcccacccacttgggagccaggcccagccactggggagccaggcccagccaatcagaattagttttttcccaacaaaagggctttattacagagagaaatactcctcagcaccccttccctcccctcagatgatcccgcaggtgaagatgccggatgtggaggtactgggctggcgtggttacacgtggttcgcagttgtgaggccagttggacgtactgccaaattctctaaaacaacattggaggtggcttatggtagagaaatgaacattccgatatctggcaacagctctggtggacattcctgcagtcagcatgccaattgcacgcttcctcaaaacttgaggcatctgtgttgtgtgaaaaaactgcatgttttagagtggccttttattctccccagcacaaggtgcacctgtgtaatgatcatggctggattatcttggcaaaggagaaatgctcactaacagggatgtaaacaaatttctgcacagaatttgagagaaataatatttttgtgctgatggaaaatgtctgggattattcctgctcatgaaaccaacatgttgtgtttatattttcgttcagtatatgtgattttttatttaacttgggcaagtcacttaagaacacatgcttatttacaatgagggccgACCCTGCTgaacccagacaatgctgggaCAATTGTATGCcacccaatcatggccagttgtgattcagcctggaatcgaaccagagtctgaagtgacgcatctagcactgagatggagtgccttacaccgttgcgccactcaggagccccatcTAGCAATGTTTGTCATAGCAACTAGGCTATTCAGGTAAATAGACAGGCATAGCTTCCCAGTTTTACTCAACGCCAGTGTAGCTATGTAAATTCCACTGTATGTAAATGAACCTGTAGCTAGCTACCCATTTGTATTAACAGCCAACCACTGCCAATATCATGTACAAAATAGATGTAGCCTACCCCGAGTAGCAACCCGCAATCTTAGGACCTCTTCAGGGGTGATGTGGCCAACTTGTGTTCGAAGATCATCTTCTGTGACGGGCCTACTATCCACCTGGCTTTGCCGAGACTTGAGTCTCTTCAGAACCCCTCCAACTGGCTTGCGCTCCCGCGCAGCAGCCGCGGAACTGTGCGCTGTGATCGAGACATTCTCAGCAGCAACAGGCGGGTCGATGCGAGCTTTAGCTCCGCTCATAATTACCAGTGATGATGACAACCTTGTCTATTTGTCTCGGTCTACCTCGCTCAAAGCAATAAGATGGCGTCGTAGATGTCGAACGAAGAACCTCCGCTTCTCGCTGACGATGGGTCAAGCACTTGTTTTTGTAAGCACACGCTTTACAGTTGCCATGACAACAGTTCAGAGAGCAAGTTGAGGCGAGACGGACTTTCAGAGAAATACCGCTAGGGGCAGGATGTGCACCACAGACCAGACATGGCACAGGCTACACCTGTTTGCTTTTAAACGCACACTCGGACTTTTGCGCAAAGTACATTTGGAAAGGACAATTCGATTTAGGCATGTGATGGGCAAAGGCATTCGAACCACATGTAACCCTTGTTTTTTTTAACACCCCACTGATTAACAGTCCCTCAATATTTTAAACACAATCTAAGATGTCTTGCTTTTCATACGCATTCATTCTGGAAGAGCCGGCTTTATGAGTTTTAGGATACTGTAGTATGGGGTAGGTTGAGCTAAATGGCTAAActgagccacccttgtttctaggaaatggccatgaattctgattatttccagggatacacaacatccagaaatatatgtagatatctttgttagaaataatacaatatttcccatgatgaatgtaaaaaatTGCTCAATTtacccactctcccctactgttTTATCTCAGCTGGAAATCTAAGGCTGTAGCCTATTAGTCAACACAATCCTATGTTTTATAGGCATAGGCCTACTAATTAGACTTTCAAAACTGCAACTACTAACTAGCTAACTACTACCTACTGCTATCTAGCCTACTAGCAAATTGTGGTCAGAGGCGCAAGAAACTAGGCAAAACCAAAATCACCATCAACAATCAGGGGAATTTTGAGCTTCTTGAACTGTAAAAATAACCAATTTCTCTAGCCTCTTGTTCAATTCATATCAAACCTGTTTGTCCAGTCAGTCATGCCGCAGCACCTGTGGGAGGGACAGATCTGTCCGGACACCCGCTCTAGGGACTGTCGCGGACTATCGTTCGCTGTGGCACAATAGTATTCTTGTGTGGGATCTGTGTTGAATGACTTTGGGAGAGACGGAGACAAATTCACCAAACAGCCTCTGTTCAACACATATCGTAATCTGGAGATCCTAAAGATAACAGGTAAAGTCTCAAGCCTATTCATATAAAACACCTGAGTTGTCAGTTGATCAAAGCAATATGTTCACTCCAGTAACAGCTACGTTATCGTTAGTAGACTATTTGATCATAAAACGCTTTTAATTTGTCGGTATAGGCTAGGGATATACAACAAGGAAAAGGTATACTGAACTATTTCACAAGCCAGGAATCATGATAGCGCAGGAGGTCATTCCAGGACTTTAGTTATTTtaacttttatatatatatatatatgcgctgGTTTTAACATGACTATTTATTTGGTCTCTCTACCTGCGGCGAAGAAGATATACGATTACATGAGTTCAACGACAGAGAGTTCATTGTGTGCTGCATTTATTTATTGGTCACTTATTAATACCAACTAAGGTTACAGTCAAATAAGTTTTGTTTATCGCTTCTTTTTCAAACAACCAAACATGGCGCAATACTTTGTTATGTGTTCTGTAGAAAAAAAAGACCTGTCTTAAATATAAGTCTGCAAAGGATAGACTTGGCAAGTAGAGTGTATTTTCTTTGGTGGACTGACTGCGAACATAGACACAACGATTTGAGACTGGTGGAAGCTCAGTTGCAGGTGTTCTGGAATTGCGAATACAAAAAGTATCACAGTATTTTTTGTGGTCTATTATATGGGGTGGAATAGATCATTGATAAGACAAATAACAGAATTGGCTAATAGTTTTTGATTGAAAGTGGTGACCGTCACCATTTGTTTACAACAAGAAGTGACTATGTTGCAAACATTTCCCATTAGATCGTATTTAACTATGTGACAGAGCCTTATCC
The sequence above is drawn from the Salmo salar chromosome ssa22, Ssal_v3.1, whole genome shotgun sequence genome and encodes:
- the un119 gene encoding unc-119 homolog, coding for MSGAKARIDPPVAAENVSITAHSSAAAARERKPVGGVLKRLKSRQSQVDSRPVTEDDLRTQVGHITPEEVLRLRVATRGYLCKPEDNIFDIDFIRFKIRDLETGTVLFEIAKPPHTEEDEENGEGDMSAGRFVCYQFTTAFLRLRTVGATVEFTLGNRPLNSFRMIERHYFRDHLLKSFDFDFGFCIPNSRNTCEHIYEFPQLSESLVHQMVEHPYETRSDSFYFVDNRLVMHNKADYSYNGGRR